In Hippocampus zosterae strain Florida chromosome 3, ASM2543408v3, whole genome shotgun sequence, a genomic segment contains:
- the kbtbd4 gene encoding kelch repeat and BTB domain-containing protein 4 isoform X1 — MESSEEGGLSVGGEENYFQGYTFTDRSHSSRVVKSIMDLCLEDGLFADVTITVDGKEFHLHRLVLSAQSSFFRSMFTSNLKESHNRCIELKDVSAAVFQLLVDYIYHGTIKLRVEELQDTYEMADMYQLTALFEECSRFLSRTVEVKNCLQVMWLADRHSDQELYTSAKHCAKIHLAQLHLTEEFLNLPLCLLLDIIKDGVPSSQNPTLAIESWINHNKVEREEFACILQENLKEIGENVHIYLIGKEDTRTHSLAVSLHCDEDDAISVSGQNSLCHQITAACKHGGDLYVVGGSIPRRMWKCNMHTMDWERCAPLPRDRLHHTMVSVSSKDAIYSLGGKTLQDTLSNAVIFYTVKDNMWTETSQLDTAVSGAAGVNLGGTIYLLGGEENDMDFFTKPSRLIQCFDTASQNCHIKPYMLPFAGCMHAAVHMDVIFIVAEGDSLVCYNPLLESFTRLRFPETWSCVPSLWKVASCNGCIYVFRDKCKKGDANTLKFNPATSVVSVIRGLKILLTNWQFVLA; from the exons ATGGAGTCCAGTGAGGAGGGGGGCCTCAGTGTCGGGGGAGAAGAGAATTACTTCCAGGGGTACACCTTCACCGACCGCTCCCACTCCAGCCGAGTGGTGAAAAGCATCATGGACCTGTGCCTGGAAGACGGCCTGTTTGCCGACGTCACCATCACAGTGGACGGCAAAGAGTTCCACCTGCACCGACTCGTGCTGTCGGCACAGAGCAGTTTTTTCCGCTCCATGTTCACCTCCAACCTCAAAGAGTCCCACAACCGCTGTATCGAACTGAAGGATGTAAGCGCTGCTGTTTTCCAGCTGCTGGTTGACTACATCTACCACGGGACCATTAAACTGAGGGTGGAGGAGCTGCAGGACACCTACGAGATGGCAGATATGTACCAGTTAACGGCTCTTTTTGAGGAATGTTCTCGCTTTCTCTCGCGGACTGTGGAGGTCAAGAATTGTCTCCAG GTGATGTGGCTTGCAGACAGGCACAGTGACCAGGAGTTGTACACATCTGCCAAACATTGTGCTAAAATCCACTTAGCCCAACTTCATCTGACTGAGGAATTCCTCAATCTGCCGCTCTGTCTGCTCTTAGACATTATCAAAG ATGGAGTTCCAAGTTCACAGAATCCAACTCTGGCCATTGAGTCATGGATAAATCACAACAAAGTGGAAAGAGAAGAGTTTGCTTGTATTCTCCAAGAAAATCTGAAG GAAATCGGTGAGAACGTTCACATTTATCTGATCGGCAAAGAGGACACAAGGACTCACTCCCTGGCCGTGTCTCTTCACTGCGACGAGGACGACGCTATCAGCGTCAGCGGCCAGAACAGCCTCTGCCACCAGATCACCGCCGCTTGTAAGCACGGAGGTGACCTCTACGTGGTGGGCGGCTCGATCCCGAGGCGCATGTGGAAGTGCAACATGCACACCATGGATTGGGAGCGCTGCGCGCCGCTGCCTCGGGACCGCCTCCACCACACCATGGTGTCGGTTTCCAGCAAAGACGCCATCTACTCTCTCGGCGGGAAGACGCTGCAGGACACTCTGTCCAACGCCGTCATCTTCTACACGGTGAAGGACAACATGTGGACGGAGACCAGCCAGCTGGACACGGCGGTTTCAGGAGCCGCTGGCGTCAATTTAGGAGGTACAATTTATTTGCTTGGCGGCGAGGAGAACGACATGGACTTTTTCACCAAGCCGTCGCGCCTCATTCAGTGTTTTGACACAGCATCCCAGAACTGTCACATTAAGCCGTACATGCTGCCGTTTGCCGGGTGCATGCATGCCGCCGTCCATATGGACGTCATCTTCATTGTAGCGGAAGGAGACTCGCTAGTTTGTTACAATCCATTGCTGGAGAGCTTCACTCGCCTGCGTTTCCCTGAAACGTGGAGCTGCGTGCCGTCGCTGTGGAAAGTGGCCAGCTGTAATGGCTGCATCTACGTTTTTCGGGACAAGTGTAAGAAAGGCGACGCGAACACCTTGAAGTTCAACCCGGCGACGTCTGTCGTCTCCGTTATCAGAGGGCTAAAAATCCTCCTGACGAACTGGCAATTTGTTTTGGCCTAA
- the kbtbd4 gene encoding kelch repeat and BTB domain-containing protein 4 isoform X2 encodes MDLCLEDGLFADVTITVDGKEFHLHRLVLSAQSSFFRSMFTSNLKESHNRCIELKDVSAAVFQLLVDYIYHGTIKLRVEELQDTYEMADMYQLTALFEECSRFLSRTVEVKNCLQVMWLADRHSDQELYTSAKHCAKIHLAQLHLTEEFLNLPLCLLLDIIKDGVPSSQNPTLAIESWINHNKVEREEFACILQENLKEIGENVHIYLIGKEDTRTHSLAVSLHCDEDDAISVSGQNSLCHQITAACKHGGDLYVVGGSIPRRMWKCNMHTMDWERCAPLPRDRLHHTMVSVSSKDAIYSLGGKTLQDTLSNAVIFYTVKDNMWTETSQLDTAVSGAAGVNLGGTIYLLGGEENDMDFFTKPSRLIQCFDTASQNCHIKPYMLPFAGCMHAAVHMDVIFIVAEGDSLVCYNPLLESFTRLRFPETWSCVPSLWKVASCNGCIYVFRDKCKKGDANTLKFNPATSVVSVIRGLKILLTNWQFVLA; translated from the exons ATGGACCTGTGCCTGGAAGACGGCCTGTTTGCCGACGTCACCATCACAGTGGACGGCAAAGAGTTCCACCTGCACCGACTCGTGCTGTCGGCACAGAGCAGTTTTTTCCGCTCCATGTTCACCTCCAACCTCAAAGAGTCCCACAACCGCTGTATCGAACTGAAGGATGTAAGCGCTGCTGTTTTCCAGCTGCTGGTTGACTACATCTACCACGGGACCATTAAACTGAGGGTGGAGGAGCTGCAGGACACCTACGAGATGGCAGATATGTACCAGTTAACGGCTCTTTTTGAGGAATGTTCTCGCTTTCTCTCGCGGACTGTGGAGGTCAAGAATTGTCTCCAG GTGATGTGGCTTGCAGACAGGCACAGTGACCAGGAGTTGTACACATCTGCCAAACATTGTGCTAAAATCCACTTAGCCCAACTTCATCTGACTGAGGAATTCCTCAATCTGCCGCTCTGTCTGCTCTTAGACATTATCAAAG ATGGAGTTCCAAGTTCACAGAATCCAACTCTGGCCATTGAGTCATGGATAAATCACAACAAAGTGGAAAGAGAAGAGTTTGCTTGTATTCTCCAAGAAAATCTGAAG GAAATCGGTGAGAACGTTCACATTTATCTGATCGGCAAAGAGGACACAAGGACTCACTCCCTGGCCGTGTCTCTTCACTGCGACGAGGACGACGCTATCAGCGTCAGCGGCCAGAACAGCCTCTGCCACCAGATCACCGCCGCTTGTAAGCACGGAGGTGACCTCTACGTGGTGGGCGGCTCGATCCCGAGGCGCATGTGGAAGTGCAACATGCACACCATGGATTGGGAGCGCTGCGCGCCGCTGCCTCGGGACCGCCTCCACCACACCATGGTGTCGGTTTCCAGCAAAGACGCCATCTACTCTCTCGGCGGGAAGACGCTGCAGGACACTCTGTCCAACGCCGTCATCTTCTACACGGTGAAGGACAACATGTGGACGGAGACCAGCCAGCTGGACACGGCGGTTTCAGGAGCCGCTGGCGTCAATTTAGGAGGTACAATTTATTTGCTTGGCGGCGAGGAGAACGACATGGACTTTTTCACCAAGCCGTCGCGCCTCATTCAGTGTTTTGACACAGCATCCCAGAACTGTCACATTAAGCCGTACATGCTGCCGTTTGCCGGGTGCATGCATGCCGCCGTCCATATGGACGTCATCTTCATTGTAGCGGAAGGAGACTCGCTAGTTTGTTACAATCCATTGCTGGAGAGCTTCACTCGCCTGCGTTTCCCTGAAACGTGGAGCTGCGTGCCGTCGCTGTGGAAAGTGGCCAGCTGTAATGGCTGCATCTACGTTTTTCGGGACAAGTGTAAGAAAGGCGACGCGAACACCTTGAAGTTCAACCCGGCGACGTCTGTCGTCTCCGTTATCAGAGGGCTAAAAATCCTCCTGACGAACTGGCAATTTGTTTTGGCCTAA